The sequence ATTATAATTATCAAATTTTATATCGTTAAAATTGTAGTTATCAATCTCGCTTATAACACTGCTAAGCTCTATATCAAGGCCATTATCTTTTAAAATTGCTGCCATCATATAAAGAGTCACTAGGTTGTGTTTATAAATTTGATTATCAAAAAGATAGTTTATCTGACTTATGGAAAGCTTTTTATATTCATTTAGGATATATGCAGAATAGATAGTGTGAAATGGGTCTTGATGAGGCATTTTAAGATATGAAAATATAAGCTCTTTTTGAGATTTTCCTAATAAATTTCTATCTTTATCAACTTTAAGCAAAACATCGCTTGTATATATAGAAGCTAGTATATTTGTGTCACTAAATTTGCTCCAGTATCCAAAGCTACCATTGTCCTTTAATCTTGATATTAAAGTAGTTATGCCACTTTTAATATTATCTTCAATCTCTCTTTGTTTGCTCTTGTCATCTATATCTAAATTTGCCATTGCTAATATTTTTGTGCTTATTTGCTCTGTGCAACCATAAGGGTATTTGATAATCTCTTTGGCTAAATTTGAAAAAACACCTTTTGGAGAGCTAGATGTGTTTATATATAAAGTTTTATAACTATCATCAGATATATTAAAGTCTTGATAGGTTTCAATAAATCCATTTTTAAGGTATCTGCTGTTTGGATATGGGCTAATTACATTTAAATTTGTAATATGGTTAAATTTGCTGCTTTCATCTTCTGTTAAGTTTATAGTAAATTTCGCATTTCCAAGATTTAAAGCTGAAATTTTACCTTTAATCTGAACGCTTTCAAGAGGTTTTAAAGTTATATTTTGCTCTTTAAATGTGATATTTAAATTTGGGCTTGAGTTTATATCAAATTTTAAATCTTTTTTCTCATTTGTTGTATTGATTATAGTAATAGGCAAATCTAACTCATCACCTTTTGTTAAGTAAGTCATGACACTTGGCTTGATTACCACATCATCTTTTACCTCAGTATATCTATTTTTAGAGTTAATCTTCTCTTCGTTTAAAGAAATAGCAGTAACTCTAACTTTTGAGTTAAAATTTACAGGACTTTTAAAGCTAAAACTTGCTTCACCTTTTTCATCTGTCATTAGGTATTTAACAATTTTAAAAGTTTTTAAATCTTTTGCTTTTACAGGGTTTAAATCTCTTTTCCTAGCCATCTCAAGCATAGCATCACCACCAAAGCTTAGTGCCTTTGCATTACTTATATATGTACTTAAAAGATCATATATATCGTAATTATAAACATTTATAGGCATTGTTATATCAAAGTATTTAAATGCATCTAGCTCTTTTTGATTTACTATTTGCAACACACCCTCATCAACTATAAAAATAGCTATTTTGGAGTTTGGATCTGTTTTAACTTTAATGTTTATTGGCTCATTGTTCTTAGATCTTGATGGAACTTTAAGTTTTAACTCCGCTTTATGAGCGCTTTTATTAACCTTTATAGATTTGTTAGCATATGTTCTTAAAGGAGTTGCTAAAGGCTTTGTATCTCTAATTATAGTAGCGTTAATATGACCTTTTTTAAAATCTTTTGGAAGCTTAAAACTAGCTAAGGCTTTATTGTCTTTAAACTCAACTATCTGATAGTCTAAAACCTTTTCATCTACAAGTGATATTATGGCAGTTCCATCTTTTATAGATGAAATTATATTAACTTTTATCTCATCATCTGGGCTAAAAACATCTTTATTAAAAGTAATTTTAGCTTTTTTCATATCTTTTGTGGATTTTGCTCCATATCCGCCCCAGCCACTAACATAAACCTCAAAACTAGCACTGCTACCATTTAAATAGTCATTTGCAACAACTACATAATTTCCACCATTTTCAAATTTATATGTGAAGTTATCTTCTTTAACGCCAAAGCTATCAACTAAGTTTATCTCTTTTTGCTCTTCATAGTTATTATCGCTTAATACATAGTTCCAAGATATTTGATATATTGAGATATTTAAATTTGGGCTAAGTCTTTTTTTACTAAAAGAATCAAGGCTTAAAAGTTCAAATTTTACACTCTCTTTGCTATCTATAAAATCCCTATCTCCTTTTATGCCTGTGAGTGTTTTATATGGATATATTGTTAGGTTTTTATATTCGCTAATAGTCTTTGAGCTATCTAGAACTGAAAAATTTAGATTAAGGTTTATAGCATTTGAAACAGGTATGTTTTTACTGTATTTGACAATAAAATCTTTCTTACCATCTTTATTTAATTTAAGATTAAAATACCTGTTATCTAGTACGCTTTTGCTATCTAAAATAGAGTTTATAAAAGAAAAATCTCTATAATCATCTAATTTTAACTCTTTTGCACTAAAATTTGCAGTTAAAGAGCCACTTAAATTTGAAGCAGGCGCACCAAAAAGATAGTTAGAAACTAAAGCTATATCAATGTTTTCATCACCTATAAACTCCTCTTTTTTAGTAAGGATTTCACTTTTAACTCTTTGTGGTATGAAGCTTTCAACACTAAATTTCTTACTATCTACAAGTTTGTTTGCAAACTCAACATTTAAAGTATATCTACCTGTTAGATCCCCCATCATCTCATCAATGCTAATAACTCCAAAATCATCTGTATTTTTAGATAAATTTTTAATAGTTTTACCTTGTGGATCTATGATTTTAATCTTAACAGGTAGGTTTTTTACTGGATTAAAATCATAATCTTTTAAAACAATAATACCTTCAATATTTTCATTTGGTCTTATTATATCTGTAGCAAAATAGGTTAGGGCCTTATAATTAACGCTATCCATAATTAAAGCATTATCATTTATAGGGTTATCTAAAATTAAAAAGTTCTCTTCATTGCCATTTTTTATAAAAATTGATCTTGGGTTTTTATCTAAAATTTTACTATTTTCAAATTTATGCACCCCTTTTTCATCACTTCTACCTCTTGCTAAAATTTCATTATTTTCATTATAAATTACAATATTAGTATTAGGAAGTGCTTTTGCGGTTGAAACTCTTGAAGTAAAGACAAAAATTCCACTATCGCCAACTATTGTAAGTGCTGAGATATCACTTAAATAGACCTGTTTTAATATCTTTTTCATATCATCTTTTTCATCTTTATAATAAAGCGAGATATTATAAATACCATCTTCAAAACCACTAAAATCCAAGTTTATGCGGTGCTCTGAAATTTCATTAAAGTTATTACTTAATTCAAAATTTTTACTAATTACACTTTTTGTTAATTTTTCAATTTTCTCTTTATAGTTTAAAAAATATCTAAGATTTTGATCACTTACTCTATCTACTACAACCTTAACAGAGTTTAAGTTTGCACTTTTAAAGGCTATATCGGTAGTTTTTGGAATATATGGTTTATCATCACTAAATTTAGCAAATGGTTTTATATCTGTAGTTTTTAAAGAAAAACTTTTTAATTCTCTATTTAAAAGATACTCATCACCAAAACCCGGTAAAATATCTATTTTATACTCAGTATTTGGCTTAAACTCTAAGCTTTTAATATTAAACTCATAGTAATAATCAGGATCTTGCTTGTCATAAAAATAGTTAATAGGCGATAGTGAGAAATCCTTTATCCCTGAAATTTTAACAAATCTTTTATCAGCTATAACGTACTCTCTAGTCTTAATCTTAAAGCCTAACACACCATCATCAAATGCAAATGGAACCACTTTAACATCTTTAAAATTTACAGCATTTGGACTATCTTTATAAAAAGCTTTATTTTTTGAAATATCCTCTTCAAAATAGCTTTGAAGCGTAACATTGGCTTTTGATTTTACACTCTTTGGCAAATATAGAAACAAATTATCATAAACACTATCTAGCTTTATTAAGAAATTTAAATTATCAGATGTATCAACTTTAAAAGGAATATCATTTTTTGATGAATTCTCTTTTGTATATACTTTAAGTTTTAGTCTTAATTCATTTAAATCAGTTTTGTCATTTAAGCTTAAAATGAAATTTCTATCATCTAAAGCCCTTATGTTTTCAACTTTAAAAGGCTCTGTATTAAATGATATCCTTCCATTTGCATTTCCACAAATATAGTTAATCCCTTTGGCTAAAGGTCTGTTTGGATAAAAAGCAATTTTATCAGCACTTAAATACTCAAAAGCACCGCTTACATCAGGATCGCAAGCTATGATTTTATCATGAGTTATAAGTCCTATATCATTTTGGTTGTCTAAATTTTCAATGCCAAATACATAGATACCGTTTTGATCTTTTGATACGCCTGTGATGTTAAATGCAGATGCATAGATAGTTAAAAATATAACTATAAGCAAATTTCTAACCATAAAATATCCTTTGAAATATACTTTATATATTTTATTCTTTTTTTATTAATATAGCCTATTATCACCTATTTTTAAAACTAGTTACATCAAACTCAAATTCAGTTAAATTTGAGTTTTCATCTAGGCAAGAAATATTATGCAAGCCTAAATTAAATGTTTTAAATACAGTTTGAGAGTTGCTATATTTTTTAAACTCTTCATCATCAAATTTAAGGTAAATTTCATCTCCTAAAATAGCGGTGCATTTTATACCAACTCTTACATTTTCATTATTAAGACTAATTATCTTTTTATCAATATTTGATATTAAAGGTTTAATCTCTTTAAATCTGTAAAAACACCTGCTATTTTCTATATCATTTTTGCTTAAATACTCACTAGTAACTAAAAAATAAAGCTCTTCATTGCGGTAATCTTTGCAATCTTTTTTAAGTTTAACACCCTTTATCAAATAGTCCTTAGTAGAAGTTTTACAGCTATTTTTAACCTCATAAACATCGGTGCAAATTTCATCTTTAAATATGCCATTTGGCATTTTAAACTCACTAACTCCCATTTTTTTCTCAATATATTCAAACATATCAAAAACCACCTTAGCAGAACTCATCCCGCCACTTAACTCATCAGTCTTACTACCATCAAAATTACCCATCCAAACAGCTATTGTGTATTTTGGGCTAACTCCTATGGTGTATAGATCTCTTGCGTCTGCTGAAGTTCCTGTCTTAAACATAATTTTAGGTTTGTAAAGCGTGTTTTTCCAGACGCTATTTAGGTAGCTTCTTGGCGCATCTTGAAGTATATTTGCTACTAAAAAAGCACTTTGTGTAGTTATTAGAGTTTCATTTTTATCTATCAAATTTCCAGCTAACTCAAGTGGTTTAAGAACCCCTTTGTTTGCATATATTGTATAAAGGTGTGCTAAATCCAAAAGAGAAAGAGATATTCCACCAAGTGCGATAGAATCGCCATAATGCTCCTTTTCATATTCAGTTAAGCTAGCTTTTTCCAAAAGCTCAAAAAGTGAGTTATCATTTAAAATATTGTTTAACTTCACAGCTGGAATATTTAAAGAAAACCTTAAAGCATCACTTGCATTTATTACACCTGCAAATTTCAAATTATAATTTTGTGGAATGTAGCTACTTAGATAAATTTCAGTATCAATCAGCTCCTGCTTTGGCACAATAAGTCCATTATCAAGCGCTAAAGAGTATATGAAAGGCTTTAGGGTTGAGCCTACATTTTTACGAGATTTTACACCATCATTTTGTCCATTTTTGGCAAACTCATCGTGGCTATTTATGTAAGAGATAACTTGCATTTTTTCATTATCTATTATAAGAGCACTTGCATTTTTAACATTTTTACTTTTTAAACTATCCATCTCTTTTTTTAAAAAATTTGATAATTTATTTTGAAAGTTTAAATTTAGATTTGTAAGGTATTTGCCATTTTTTAAAGCCATTAAGCTATATGCTTTAGCATTTTGAATAGCGTTATATCTTTTGTTCTTAAACTTTTCAGATTTTGCTCGCTCAAATTCTCTTTTGGTTATTACTTTGTTTTTATAAAGCCTTTTTAAAAGTAAGTTTTTTAAGGAATTTGAATCTGATATACGATCTAATCTATTTTTATTTGGATTTTTTGGAACTATGCTAAGAAGCGCCATTTGGGATATTGTAAGTTCGTTTAAGTTTTTGTTGAAGTAAAAATAAGAAGCCGCCTTAACACCTTCAATATTACCACCATATGGAGCTAGGTTAAAATACATTGTTAAAATTTCATCTTTACTAAAGTGCCATTCTAGTTGGAAGGCGTTAAATATCTCTACTATTTTATTTTTATAATTTCTATCTTTTGGATTCATCATTCTTGCAACTTGCATTGTAATAGTTGAAGCACCTATGCGGTTTTTGTTTGTGATATTGTAAAAAATTGCTCTAAATATAGAGAGTGGATTTATCCCAAAATGATATCTAAAATACCTATCTTCAAAAAATATCGTGCTATTTTTTAAATTTAAAGGAATTTCATCTTTTGTAACTTCAAATCTCCAAATTTCATCATTTGAAATTTGCATATATAAAGTTTCATTGTTTGTATCTTTTAAGATTATTGATTTTGGCTTATCTAGCGTATGTAAATTTAAAGGGTATTTATCATCAAGAAATAAAAAACCAAATAACATTAATAAGAAAAAAGTTAAAAAATATATGCCAAATTTAATCTGAAATTTCATAGAAAAATTATACCAAGAAAAGTTTAGTTTTATATCATTTTGGTAAAATCATACTTTTGGAGAAGATATGCCACTAACAAAACTTAATCAAGAACAATACAAAGCAGCAACTGCAGCTGCTGGTAATAACTTAATTATAGCAAGTGCAGGAACAGGTAAAACATCAACAATTGTTGCAAGGATAGCTCATCTTTTAAATTTAGGAGTAAATCCTAGCAAAATTTTGCTTTTAACCTTTACAAACAAAGCTTCAAGCGAGATGATAGAAAGACTGCAAAAGCATTTTAGTACTACTATCACCTCAAAAATTACAGCAGGAACTTTTCACTCAGTTTCATATAAGCTTTTAAGAGAGCTTAATAAAAATATTGTATTAAAACAGCCAAGTGAGTTAAAAGTGCTTTTAAAGTCACTAGTTGAAAGGCGTAAATTTCACCATATAAGCGATGTTAAGCCATATGGTGGAGCTTATTTGTATGATGTGTATTCGTTATTTCAAAATAAATCAGTTGATGGAAATTTTAATAACTGGTTTTGTCAAAACTACGATGAACAAAGCGTATATGTAGAAATTTACGAAGATATTTTACAAGAATTTGAAGATGAAAAAGATAAATTTGGATATGTTGATTTTAATGATTTACTTATAAAAATGAAAAAAGAGTTGAAAAAAGGTGCTCCAATTTACTTTGATGAAATTTTAGTAGATGAGTATCAAGATACAAACTCACTTCAAGGTAGCTTAATAGATGCTTTTAACACAAAAAGCCTTTTTTGTGTTGGAGATTTTGACCAAAGTATTTACGCCTTTAATGGTGCAAATATAGAGATAATAGGTAGCTTTAAAGACAGATACAAAGATGCAAATATTTATGCTCTAAACATAAACTACCGCTCAACTAAGTCCATTTTAGCTCTTGCAAATAAAGTGATTCAAAATAACCCAAGACTATATGATAAACAGCTAATTGTAGGCAGGGATGAAAAACCAAAACCACCAAAATTATTGGTTTTTGAAGAGCTTTTTGCCCAATACGCAAATATCGCAAAGATAATTAAAGAAAGCAAATACAACCACGAAGATATAGCTATAATTTTTAGAAATAACTCAAGTGCAGATGGTCTAGAAGCAAGCCTTAGAGAGTTTGGAATAGGCGCAAAAAGAAAGGGTGGGGTTAGCTTTTTTGAAAGTAGGGAGATAAAGGCTTTAGTAAATTTAATGGGGATATTTGTAAATCCAAAAGATATGATGGCTTTTATGCAAATTTTTGAGTATGCAAGAGGCATTGGAGCTGCAACATCTAAAGAAATTTATGATGCTTTAATATCTCTTGGACATGGAGATCTTTTAAAAGGACTACTTCATCCAGATAAAGATGTTAAAGTCTTTGCACCAAAAACAAAAAATTACCAACTAGGTCTTTTTGATGAGATTGATAATATAGATAGCTCTTCAAGATTTGATAGTCTTGGTTTTAAAGATGATTTTTTAAATCATCCTGCTTTAAAGTATCAAAAACTAAGCGAAGAGAGTGCTATTTTACTTTATGAAATTTACAATCTTTTCAAAAAGCTTTTAAGTTTAAAAACATCAAATGCAATTATAAAAGAGTGCATTAACTCAAAAGTTTTTGCACTCATAACTAGCTCGATAGCCACCAAAAAAGCAACTATGAAAAATGGAAAAGTTGATGAGGAACTTAAAAAAGATTTTATCATTAAAATCTATCAAAAATGTGAAATTTTGATAGATATGTCTAAAAAATATAGAGATATTTACAGCTTTTATAACTTTTTAACTTTGGGAAGCGGTGAGTTAAGCGAAGGGGAAGGTGTAAATTTGCTTAGCATTCATGCGAGTAAGGGGCTGGAGTTTGGACTTGTTTTTATAGTTGATTTAGCACAAAAGAGATTTCCAAACTACAAACTTATGAGTATGGGCGGAAGCTTAGAAGAAGAGCGAAGGCTTTTTTATGTAGCAGTAACTAGGGCTAAAAATGAGCTTATTTTAAGCTATGCAAAGTATGATAAAATTCGTAAAATTTCATATGAACCAAGTGAGTTTTTAATAGAAGCTGGAATGGTAAAGTAAATTTAACTTATAAATATTTTAAAGGTTTATGCTTTACTATTTAAAAGCTTTGAATAATTATTTTATTATTTTTATGACTTTGTCATTCTGAAGTTTAGCTGAAAAATCTCTTTTATTTTTTAGATAGTTATGCTAATTCGTCATTTAGAGCGAAGAATCTCTTTTGCTTATTGCTTTTATTTTAAATATTTAGTTAAAGAATCTCTATTATCTTGTTACTTCGTCATTTGAATATTTAACTAAAGAATTTCTCCATTTTATAATAAAAATATTTTTATATTTCATTCAGAGCAAAGTGAAGAATCTCTTGTATAAATATTAAACTATAAAATCCTTCGTTTAACTTAGTATTACTATGATTATATTTTAATATGAAAATTAAATAAAACTACTCTTGCAAATCATCACTTTTAATCATCTTAGTAAAATTATCAACCAAATCAAATTTTGGCTCTATTACAAATTTACCAGTTTCATCTATAAATCCCCATTTTCCATTTATTTTAGCTGGCGTAAGTCCATTTTTGCTAAAACTCCAAATATCATCAAATTTTGGCTCTATTACAAACTTACCACTCTTATCTATAAATCCCCATTTTCCATTTAAACTAGCTATTGCAAGTCCATTTTTACTAAAACTCCAAATATCATCAAAATTTGGCTCTATTACAAATTTACCACTCTTATCTATAAATCCCCATTTTCCATTTAAACTAGCTATTGCAAGTCCATTTTTACTAAAACTCCAAATATCATCAAATTTTGGCTCTATAATAAAACCTCCTTTTGTATTTATAAAACCATATTTATATTTTGGATATATAGCCCAACTATATTTTACAAAATCCCCTGTACTAAATCCAGCTATTGCAAGTCCATTTTCACTAAAATTTTCAATGATATCAAAATTTGGTTCTATTACAAACTTACCAGTTTCATCTATAAATCCCCATTTTTCATTCAATTTAGCTCTAGCAAGTCCATTTTCGTTAAAACTTTCTGCATCATCAAATTTTGGCTCTATTACAAACCTACCAGTTTCATCTATAAATCCCCATTTTCCATTTATTTTAGCTCCAGCAAGTCCATTTTTATAAAAATCTTCAACCCAATCAAATTTTGGCTCAATTACAAATTTACCATTTCTATCTATAAAACCGTATTTTCCATTTAATTTAGCTCTAGCAAGTCCATTTTTGCTAAATTCAAAAGCATAATCAAATTTTGGCTCTATTACAAATTTACCATTTCTATATATAAAACCGTATTTTCCGTTAAATTCAACTAAAGTAAATTCATATCTAGAGAATTCCCAAGCCTTATTAAATTTTGGCTCAATTACAAATTTACCATTTCTATCTATAAAACCGTATTTTCCATTTAATTTAGCTCTAGCAAGTCCATTTTTACTAAATTTTCCAACACCATCAAATTTTGACTCTATTGCAAAATTACCAGTTTCATCTATAAATCCCCATTTTCCATTTAATTTAGCTCTAGCAAGTCCATTTTTTAAATATGAAAGATAATTACAACCATTTTGTTCTCCTAAATCACAAGCTTTTTTGTAATAACTCTTTGCATTATCATAACTTTGTTCTACGATTTTTCCATACTCATAAGAAAGAGCTAATTTAAAGCAGTTAAATCTATTGTTGTCATCACAAGTTTTTTTGTAATTGCTTACTAGCTTTTTTTGTGCGTTTATTATCACATCATTTGCATTTATAAAAGGAGTTTTATCATAGTTGGCTATGATATAGTAGTCTATATCATCTATCTTAAAACAACTTTCTAAATTTAAACTCTCGCACTCTTTGTTTAAAGTATAAACATAGTTTCTGCTATATTTCCCACCATACCAATAAATAACAAATGTAGATATTAAAATTATAATTAATATAATGTATCCGTATTTTTTAAGAAATAATTTAAATTTATTAAAAATCAAAAATATCCTTTAATAAATAATTTAGTAAATAGTTTTGTTATTTTATTAAAAATAAGTTTATTGTTCAATATATAAATATTTTTAAAATATCTTAAATTTTAAATTTATACACTATTATTATTGATAAATAATTTAGCAATGAAGTAGTTAATAAAGGCTATTTTAGTGTTTTTATTATGATAACAAATTGCATATTAGAGATAAAATTTCACACTCTAAAACTAGTAATACATTTTTAATAACTTGTTTGCAGGTTGTTTTAATTATTTTTGTTTAAATATTTGTTTAGTTATTTATAAATTTTAAGTTTTGTCATCAAATTTAGTGTAAGCTCTTTTAATATTCAAATTTACTTACAAATTCTTTAAGTTTTATTTAAAATAAAAATAAATTCTTAAAATATTTATTAAATTAAAATTAAAAAAGTAAAATAAAGTTGCCTATAAAATATAAGCAACTTTAAAGTCTAATTATCAGAAAAAAAGTTATAGATGTCGTCTAATAAAAATAGTTTTTTATCTAAAGTTCCTTTATAATATACTCCAAGAGTTTGGTCATAAGCTGTTTTAAAAAACCCTTCTTTGCTAAGCTCAAGTATCGCTCTGTTAATAGCTGCTTTAAGACTTTCATTACCTTTGTCTACACCTACACTAACAAAGCTAGTTTGTCCTGCATTTTTAACAGAAATCTCATATTTATTGTCTATTATAGGTATACTAGCTAATGCAAAAATACTATGAAAATATCCATCAGCTTCATTGTTTTTTAATTTTTCAAAGCAATCTAGTAAATTTTCACAATCCACTATACTACCATTGAAATTTTTTTCTATATATTTTCTAGAGCCTGTGCCTTTAATTGCTAAAATTTTCCCACCTGTTAATTGAGATATTGCCTTAATATTTCTACTTTTTTCAGTAACAAGTGCTTTATAAAGAGCAAAATATGGCATTGTAAAATCAACATATTTCTCTCTATCTGGACTTACGGAAAATTGTGCAACTGCCATATCAATTTTATTTTCATTTAAAAATGGAATTCTATCTTTTGCGTTTAATCCAACTAAGGTAATTTTTGCATTTGGAGCGATTTTTTTTGCTATCTCTTTTGCAAATTCAACTTCAAAACCTGTAAATTCATGTCCATCAAATTTACTAAATGGAGGGTAGTTGTTTCTTACTCCAATTCTAATTTCGTTTTGAGAAATTATCTGTTCTATTGTATTTGCATAGCATGAAATACTAAATAAAGCTAAAATTATAGCGACAAAGTTCTTTTTCATATTTTTCCTTTCGTATGTGATTAAATATATTGAAATTATGCCATAATCAAAAAAAAAAAAAAAGACTTAAAAAGAAAAAAATATTTTTTTAACGCCTAAATTAGGAGAATTTGATGATTTTTTTAAGATTTATGCCAAAAATGCATAAATATGTGCTAATTATAATATTTAAGATTTTGATAATATTTAAAAAATTATCAAATTTAA is a genomic window of Campylobacter blaseri containing:
- a CDS encoding ATP-dependent helicase, whose product is MPLTKLNQEQYKAATAAAGNNLIIASAGTGKTSTIVARIAHLLNLGVNPSKILLLTFTNKASSEMIERLQKHFSTTITSKITAGTFHSVSYKLLRELNKNIVLKQPSELKVLLKSLVERRKFHHISDVKPYGGAYLYDVYSLFQNKSVDGNFNNWFCQNYDEQSVYVEIYEDILQEFEDEKDKFGYVDFNDLLIKMKKELKKGAPIYFDEILVDEYQDTNSLQGSLIDAFNTKSLFCVGDFDQSIYAFNGANIEIIGSFKDRYKDANIYALNINYRSTKSILALANKVIQNNPRLYDKQLIVGRDEKPKPPKLLVFEELFAQYANIAKIIKESKYNHEDIAIIFRNNSSADGLEASLREFGIGAKRKGGVSFFESREIKALVNLMGIFVNPKDMMAFMQIFEYARGIGAATSKEIYDALISLGHGDLLKGLLHPDKDVKVFAPKTKNYQLGLFDEIDNIDSSSRFDSLGFKDDFLNHPALKYQKLSEESAILLYEIYNLFKKLLSLKTSNAIIKECINSKVFALITSSIATKKATMKNGKVDEELKKDFIIKIYQKCEILIDMSKKYRDIYSFYNFLTLGSGELSEGEGVNLLSIHASKGLEFGLVFIVDLAQKRFPNYKLMSMGGSLEEERRLFYVAVTRAKNELILSYAKYDKIRKISYEPSEFLIEAGMVK
- a CDS encoding alpha-2-macroglobulin family protein, with protein sequence MVRNLLIVIFLTIYASAFNITGVSKDQNGIYVFGIENLDNQNDIGLITHDKIIACDPDVSGAFEYLSADKIAFYPNRPLAKGINYICGNANGRISFNTEPFKVENIRALDDRNFILSLNDKTDLNELRLKLKVYTKENSSKNDIPFKVDTSDNLNFLIKLDSVYDNLFLYLPKSVKSKANVTLQSYFEEDISKNKAFYKDSPNAVNFKDVKVVPFAFDDGVLGFKIKTREYVIADKRFVKISGIKDFSLSPINYFYDKQDPDYYYEFNIKSLEFKPNTEYKIDILPGFGDEYLLNRELKSFSLKTTDIKPFAKFSDDKPYIPKTTDIAFKSANLNSVKVVVDRVSDQNLRYFLNYKEKIEKLTKSVISKNFELSNNFNEISEHRINLDFSGFEDGIYNISLYYKDEKDDMKKILKQVYLSDISALTIVGDSGIFVFTSRVSTAKALPNTNIVIYNENNEILARGRSDEKGVHKFENSKILDKNPRSIFIKNGNEENFLILDNPINDNALIMDSVNYKALTYFATDIIRPNENIEGIIVLKDYDFNPVKNLPVKIKIIDPQGKTIKNLSKNTDDFGVISIDEMMGDLTGRYTLNVEFANKLVDSKKFSVESFIPQRVKSEILTKKEEFIGDENIDIALVSNYLFGAPASNLSGSLTANFSAKELKLDDYRDFSFINSILDSKSVLDNRYFNLKLNKDGKKDFIVKYSKNIPVSNAINLNLNFSVLDSSKTISEYKNLTIYPYKTLTGIKGDRDFIDSKESVKFELLSLDSFSKKRLSPNLNISIYQISWNYVLSDNNYEEQKEINLVDSFGVKEDNFTYKFENGGNYVVVANDYLNGSSASFEVYVSGWGGYGAKSTKDMKKAKITFNKDVFSPDDEIKVNIISSIKDGTAIISLVDEKVLDYQIVEFKDNKALASFKLPKDFKKGHINATIIRDTKPLATPLRTYANKSIKVNKSAHKAELKLKVPSRSKNNEPINIKVKTDPNSKIAIFIVDEGVLQIVNQKELDAFKYFDITMPINVYNYDIYDLLSTYISNAKALSFGGDAMLEMARKRDLNPVKAKDLKTFKIVKYLMTDEKGEASFSFKSPVNFNSKVRVTAISLNEEKINSKNRYTEVKDDVVIKPSVMTYLTKGDELDLPITIINTTNEKKDLKFDINSSPNLNITFKEQNITLKPLESVQIKGKISALNLGNAKFTINLTEDESSKFNHITNLNVISPYPNSRYLKNGFIETYQDFNISDDSYKTLYINTSSSPKGVFSNLAKEIIKYPYGCTEQISTKILAMANLDIDDKSKQREIEDNIKSGITTLISRLKDNGSFGYWSKFSDTNILASIYTSDVLLKVDKDRNLLGKSQKELIFSYLKMPHQDPFHTIYSAYILNEYKKLSISQINYLFDNQIYKHNLVTLYMMAAILKDNGLDIELSSVISEIDNYNFNDIKFDNYNVNFDSNIRNIAFALYIHSKHFKPNEISENMAKFLSSELNNLNSTQKKAFVLRAFNNYFNKSTESIKYTISLNGESKNYDSFADVVLNMNDSNSFKISTDTPLYYSLLSFGNEKLPIKHTLPVVNDDFYKQNEQIHIYRDFVDIDGNRLSLNELKLNQTIFSKATLLSNRIYVPNVLVDEQISSCFEVVNERIFGIQRKKSTKDSISFEYKDIKDYKVINFLEPIKYKQVFYTPLKVIMSGKCKLPAIKVELMQNEDLWDYDLELEEFEVKD
- a CDS encoding WG repeat-containing protein, encoding MIFNKFKLFLKKYGYIILIIILISTFVIYWYGGKYSRNYVYTLNKECESLNLESCFKIDDIDYYIIANYDKTPFINANDVIINAQKKLVSNYKKTCDDNNRFNCFKLALSYEYGKIVEQSYDNAKSYYKKACDLGEQNGCNYLSYLKNGLARAKLNGKWGFIDETGNFAIESKFDGVGKFSKNGLARAKLNGKYGFIDRNGKFVIEPKFNKAWEFSRYEFTLVEFNGKYGFIYRNGKFVIEPKFDYAFEFSKNGLARAKLNGKYGFIDRNGKFVIEPKFDWVEDFYKNGLAGAKINGKWGFIDETGRFVIEPKFDDAESFNENGLARAKLNEKWGFIDETGKFVIEPNFDIIENFSENGLAIAGFSTGDFVKYSWAIYPKYKYGFINTKGGFIIEPKFDDIWSFSKNGLAIASLNGKWGFIDKSGKFVIEPNFDDIWSFSKNGLAIASLNGKWGFIDKSGKFVIEPKFDDIWSFSKNGLTPAKINGKWGFIDETGKFVIEPKFDLVDNFTKMIKSDDLQE
- the pbpC gene encoding penicillin-binding protein 1C, whose product is MKFQIKFGIYFLTFFLLMLFGFLFLDDKYPLNLHTLDKPKSIILKDTNNETLYMQISNDEIWRFEVTKDEIPLNLKNSTIFFEDRYFRYHFGINPLSIFRAIFYNITNKNRIGASTITMQVARMMNPKDRNYKNKIVEIFNAFQLEWHFSKDEILTMYFNLAPYGGNIEGVKAASYFYFNKNLNELTISQMALLSIVPKNPNKNRLDRISDSNSLKNLLLKRLYKNKVITKREFERAKSEKFKNKRYNAIQNAKAYSLMALKNGKYLTNLNLNFQNKLSNFLKKEMDSLKSKNVKNASALIIDNEKMQVISYINSHDEFAKNGQNDGVKSRKNVGSTLKPFIYSLALDNGLIVPKQELIDTEIYLSSYIPQNYNLKFAGVINASDALRFSLNIPAVKLNNILNDNSLFELLEKASLTEYEKEHYGDSIALGGISLSLLDLAHLYTIYANKGVLKPLELAGNLIDKNETLITTQSAFLVANILQDAPRSYLNSVWKNTLYKPKIMFKTGTSADARDLYTIGVSPKYTIAVWMGNFDGSKTDELSGGMSSAKVVFDMFEYIEKKMGVSEFKMPNGIFKDEICTDVYEVKNSCKTSTKDYLIKGVKLKKDCKDYRNEELYFLVTSEYLSKNDIENSRCFYRFKEIKPLISNIDKKIISLNNENVRVGIKCTAILGDEIYLKFDDEEFKKYSNSQTVFKTFNLGLHNISCLDENSNLTEFEFDVTSFKNR